Below is a window of Pseudodesulfovibrio sp. 5S69 DNA.
GGGCATCTCGGAGATCTCGTCCAGGAAGAGGACACCCTTGTCCGCCTTCTGGAATTTGCCCACCCGGCCGCGCTTGACCGCGCCGGTGAAGGCCCCCTCGCGGTAGCCGAACAACTCGCTCTGGACCAGTTCCTCGGAGAACGCGCCGCAGTTCACGGCCACGAACGGGGATTTGGCCCTGGGACCGGCCTGGTGGATGCCGCGGGCGAAGAGTTCCTTGCCGGTGCCGGACTCGCCGGTCAGCAGGATGGTGGACGGGGTCCGGGCGGCGTTGGCCGCCTGGCGGATGACCTTGCGCATGGCCTGGCTCGCGTGCAGCACGTGCTCGAATCCCTTGACCTCTTCCTGTTCGGGCTGTTTGCGGGCCGAGGGCCGCGAGCCTGCCGCGAACCGGCGGGAGCGCTGGGTCTCGCTGACCGTGACGATGGTGTCGAGCCACGCGCCGCTGGCGCTGAAGGTCGGCATGACCCGGATGTACAGGTTCGGGTTGATCAGGCACTTGACGATGACCGGCTCGCACAGGGAGGCGTTCTTGGCCTGGGCCAGGTAGGGGCCCATGTCGAAGAGTTCCTCGGCCTTGCGCCCGCGCAGCGCCCCGCCGGATTTGCTGAGCAGCATCTCGGCGGTATTGTTGGCGCTGGTGATCCGGCCCGACTTGTTCAGGAACAGCACGCCGGTCATGACCGAGTTGAACATGGAGGAGAACAGGGAGGCCATCTGGCCTTCCAGCTCGGAACAATAGAGGCGGCTCAGGTTTTGCTCCAGGGCGCGCGCGGCGTGCAGGACCACGTCCATGGCCCCCGAGTGATCGGAATAGGTGGGCCCGGAGATGTCGAAGCAGCCCCAGACATTGCCGCGCGGGTCCAGGATGGGCGCCGCGGTGCAGTTCCAGCTATGGTGGGACTCGCAGTAGTGTTCCGAGGCGAAGACCTGCATGGGGCGGCCCGTGGCCAGGGCAGTGCCGATGGCGTTGGTGCCCACGCAGGATTCCGCCCAGTTGGCGCCCGGGCCGAAGTTCAGACGATCCGCCTCGTGCAGGACGTCCAGGTCGCCGCAGGTGCGGGCCACGCGGGCGTCGGCGTTGGCGATGGAGATCAGCAGGCCCTTGCCCTTGATGACCTCGTAGGCCGTTGATTCGATCTCGCCGCAGATCTTTTCCAGGGTTGTGGTAAACTGTTCCAACTGGTTCATGGGCAGGAAATCCCAGCAACTGCGTGGGGCCGGGTCCACGGCCATGTCCTTGCAACGCTGCCAGGAGGCAAGCAGGGCCGGGTCCACGTTTTTGGTCTTCAGCCGCTTACCCTCGACGAATTGCTTCCAGCTCGAATAGTTGACTTTGACGTCCCGCTGTTCGCGGACGCGCGATATGGGGAGCGCCGCGTGCCCATCAGGCTGCGGATCCCGTCGTATTTCAAATCCATTTCCATCTCTGAGGAGCAAGTGCATGCCTTACCTCCGTACTGACACCAGAAATCATTTTATGACCGCATGGTTTTTGTCCTCCAAGGGTAGAAAACTGTCAAGTGTTCCATTTTCGAACGCGTCACAGGTAACGAACACTCGAATAATTATTTGATATCAGTGTGATGGGGAGTGTCGGGCAGTTTGCAGGAGAATGGTTGCCAGTTGTTCGTGCACCGAACACTTGGCCCGTATATATAGTATAATGTCGAGTTATCTTATTGAAATAACATGACTATAACGCTTGGCACCCCCGTTGCAATCCCCTCCTGAACGTACGCAAAAAAAACCAGGAGGACTTGGTTATGGCTCATGATGTGATTATGCCCAAGTGGGGCCTGACCATGAAGGAAGGTAAGGTCGCACGCTGGCTCAAGGGCGAAGGGGATCCGGTCGAAGCCGGCGAACCCTTGTTCGAAGTCGAGACCGACAAGATCACCAACTCGGTCGAGGCGCCCGCCAGCGGCGTCCTGGCCAAAATCATCGTCCCCGAGGGGGACATGGCTCCGATTCAGGCCGTTCTGGCCATCATTGCCGCACCGGGCGAGGCCGTCGAGACGTCGGCTTCCGCAGGCGCGGCCCAACCCGCGGCCGAACCCGCCGCCGAGGGAGCCCCTGCCGCCGCCCAGGCTCCGGCCGCCGCTCCCGCCGGGGACGGCAAGTTCGTCCCGGCCATGCCTGCCGCGCGCAAGCTGGCCAAGGAACTGGGCGTGGACCTGTCCACG
It encodes the following:
- a CDS encoding sigma-54-dependent Fis family transcriptional regulator, with protein sequence MHLLLRDGNGFEIRRDPQPDGHAALPISRVREQRDVKVNYSSWKQFVEGKRLKTKNVDPALLASWQRCKDMAVDPAPRSCWDFLPMNQLEQFTTTLEKICGEIESTAYEVIKGKGLLISIANADARVARTCGDLDVLHEADRLNFGPGANWAESCVGTNAIGTALATGRPMQVFASEHYCESHHSWNCTAAPILDPRGNVWGCFDISGPTYSDHSGAMDVVLHAARALEQNLSRLYCSELEGQMASLFSSMFNSVMTGVLFLNKSGRITSANNTAEMLLSKSGGALRGRKAEELFDMGPYLAQAKNASLCEPVIVKCLINPNLYIRVMPTFSASGAWLDTIVTVSETQRSRRFAAGSRPSARKQPEQEEVKGFEHVLHASQAMRKVIRQAANAARTPSTILLTGESGTGKELFARGIHQAGPRAKSPFVAVNCGAFSEELVQSELFGYREGAFTGAVKRGRVGKFQKADKGVLFLDEISEMPMSQQVNLLRALEERAVVPVGGTSPLPVDVKILAATNKNLRELVDQGRFREDLYYRLNVVTIAIPPLRERGNDVSLLAEYHLKRLCTSFGIDCPEIDAETRDLLKAHEWPGNVRELINCLEYAANNLSGDLLLPEHLPHYLLERTSGQIVGAASHSRDKGFLLKQREANAIREALDFHEGNISKTAKALGIGRNTLYAKMDRYNIQA